One window of the Natronomonas marina genome contains the following:
- a CDS encoding DNA double-strand break repair nuclease NurA has translation MDTNALSIVEDIFDHIDTNIPRDVALQANYARGLFEHLSRDGGRVTALGESAYQKTRIDELGTWTGDPWGTPTYGLDASTTRPIEFNNGLIVDTAYAKLGVAGAGTDKRIEETGTIETVVYLADSESTLHAEQFEADRVTGEVVQFPPTDRSATLSKSVASAAQGLAESTHVAGHVDALDGLLFIDGAVYPLGVLYWVLLDQVGRTTPAGAWDKPDEIIRNYIDVIDTQYEKGYPVIGVVKTSTISQLLDALDAKLATNHVTNDHGGRPDVPWTRDHQFIAEVLRDDSLEHLTYTSWFVHKQAPVDGQSFELLEPYSDDLAHGDPADYRRAFFYVRLPKTGDILRVETPRLMIDDEQTRDQIQYKVLKEIAQTQDVPRAVGRADRIARISRDNRDTIRDFLTAADYAHDYNWDGRWNDIEQAPDTQLQQ, from the coding sequence ATGGACACGAACGCACTCAGCATTGTCGAGGATATCTTCGACCACATCGATACGAACATCCCGCGCGATGTCGCCCTACAAGCAAACTATGCCCGTGGTCTCTTCGAGCACCTCTCGCGTGACGGTGGACGCGTCACCGCACTCGGGGAATCTGCCTACCAGAAAACGCGAATCGACGAACTCGGCACTTGGACGGGCGACCCGTGGGGAACGCCGACGTACGGGCTTGACGCCAGCACTACACGTCCGATAGAGTTCAACAATGGGCTCATCGTCGACACGGCGTACGCCAAGCTCGGCGTCGCCGGTGCTGGTACCGACAAGCGAATCGAAGAGACCGGGACGATCGAAACGGTCGTGTACCTCGCAGATAGCGAAAGTACGCTTCACGCCGAACAGTTTGAAGCCGACCGCGTCACCGGCGAAGTCGTCCAATTCCCACCGACCGACCGCTCGGCGACCCTTTCGAAATCAGTCGCCAGTGCCGCGCAAGGCCTCGCTGAAAGTACTCACGTCGCCGGTCATGTTGACGCGCTCGACGGCCTGCTGTTCATCGACGGCGCAGTCTACCCACTCGGCGTCCTCTACTGGGTACTCCTCGACCAAGTCGGCCGCACCACGCCCGCCGGCGCATGGGACAAACCCGATGAGATCATCCGGAACTACATCGACGTCATCGACACACAGTACGAGAAGGGCTATCCGGTCATCGGCGTTGTGAAGACCTCCACCATCAGTCAACTCCTCGACGCCTTGGACGCGAAACTCGCCACGAACCACGTGACGAACGACCACGGCGGCCGGCCCGACGTGCCGTGGACACGCGACCACCAATTCATTGCAGAGGTACTCCGTGACGATAGTCTCGAACACCTCACGTACACGTCCTGGTTCGTCCACAAACAAGCCCCCGTCGACGGACAATCGTTCGAACTCTTAGAACCGTACAGCGACGACTTAGCACACGGAGATCCCGCTGACTACCGGCGAGCGTTCTTCTACGTCCGGCTCCCAAAGACCGGTGATATACTCCGCGTGGAAACACCGCGGCTCATGATCGACGACGAGCAAACCCGCGACCAGATCCAGTACAAAGTCCTGAAAGAAATCGCACAGACCCAAGATGTCCCGCGAGCCGTCGGGCGAGCCGATCGGATCGCTAGGATCAGCCGCGATAACCGCGACACGATCCGGGACTTCCTCACCGCTGCCGATTACGCCCACGACTACAACTGGGACGGCCGCTGGAATGACATCGAACAAGCACCCGACACACAACTCCAACAATGA
- a CDS encoding ATP-binding protein has protein sequence MSDNTDDILDRDPVADDETSTDTDTADSSDDEGATTGTETNDQTTVPETTVPNSLTDADEDELGHVVASEEIHVTRSDYKVNAFVKTNCRDNVRVGDYVQIPYPVSDPTEQADELFAVVDGLRYEPYTELDDKSDTHNRIASAHTLDETEFVLIAELEPIAIISSTDTGLERSVVNKIPKPNTPVALSLDEEYLRTGLNIPQDGVFAGYLSVGGDRMTVDGDPLPYFINNPGIDPVTEEIESGEPAIFRHTLVAGSTGKGKTHFTKNLLRQFATDKRYPIENHQTGDTERSRLNLVILDPENEYSEMRNDNPEINEDDISGDIEVGGIDNFETFIPDIGKTNAPSTGESRNLTIPFSLVEHRPQLLMPYKPTEVTRGALENCIQAYFDDTDTPTYDGFLQYLRTNEDSESPLRQRYNIEDGTWSAIMRRVTDAAYRDVFDHGTNPLPDVSNAVFREGQVTVIPTSHLHGAKEELTVLSILSYIIDNKIDDYNVDPNVKDTPLLVAVDEAHNYVSDPNTLREQYIVNRARDAVKQGRKDKLGLFMITQNPEDIDGDILKQTNTNIFLGLREEVITKVPSIPRGYEQDLQKYGKGQAVIKAPDVEAVEVKGLPYCLTQHSN, from the coding sequence ATGAGCGATAACACCGACGACATCCTTGACCGCGATCCCGTCGCCGACGACGAAACTAGCACCGACACGGACACCGCCGACTCCAGCGATGACGAGGGGGCTACAACAGGTACGGAGACGAATGACCAGACGACAGTTCCGGAAACGACGGTTCCGAACTCGCTTACTGACGCCGACGAGGACGAACTCGGTCACGTCGTTGCCAGCGAAGAAATTCACGTCACACGCAGCGACTACAAAGTCAACGCCTTCGTGAAAACCAACTGCCGTGATAACGTCCGCGTCGGCGACTACGTCCAAATCCCATACCCCGTCTCAGATCCAACCGAGCAAGCCGACGAACTCTTCGCCGTCGTCGATGGACTCCGATACGAACCCTACACGGAACTCGACGACAAATCCGACACCCACAACCGGATCGCATCCGCCCACACCCTCGACGAAACAGAGTTCGTCCTCATCGCTGAACTCGAACCCATCGCCATCATCTCCTCGACCGACACCGGGCTCGAACGCAGTGTTGTCAACAAGATTCCGAAACCCAACACGCCCGTCGCGCTCTCCCTCGACGAGGAATACCTCCGCACCGGCCTCAACATCCCACAAGACGGCGTGTTCGCAGGCTACCTCTCCGTCGGTGGCGACCGCATGACTGTCGACGGCGACCCACTACCGTACTTCATCAACAACCCCGGGATCGACCCCGTTACCGAGGAAATCGAATCGGGCGAACCCGCCATTTTCCGACACACCCTCGTCGCCGGCTCCACCGGGAAAGGGAAAACGCACTTCACGAAAAACCTGCTCCGACAGTTCGCCACCGACAAGCGGTATCCGATTGAGAACCACCAAACTGGTGATACCGAGCGCAGCCGACTCAACCTCGTCATCCTTGACCCCGAAAACGAGTACTCCGAAATGCGGAACGACAACCCAGAAATCAACGAGGATGACATCAGTGGCGATATCGAGGTTGGCGGTATCGACAACTTCGAGACGTTCATCCCCGACATCGGGAAAACAAACGCCCCAAGTACCGGCGAGAGCCGGAACCTCACGATCCCCTTCTCGCTCGTCGAGCACCGCCCGCAGCTCCTCATGCCGTACAAACCAACGGAAGTCACACGCGGGGCCCTCGAAAACTGTATCCAAGCCTACTTTGACGATACTGATACGCCGACATACGACGGGTTCCTCCAGTACCTCCGCACCAACGAAGATTCAGAAAGTCCCCTCCGTCAGCGATACAACATCGAAGACGGCACGTGGAGCGCAATCATGCGTCGCGTCACCGACGCCGCCTACCGCGACGTCTTCGACCACGGCACAAACCCCCTCCCCGACGTGTCGAACGCCGTGTTCCGCGAAGGCCAGGTCACCGTCATCCCAACCAGCCACCTCCACGGCGCAAAAGAAGAACTCACCGTCCTCTCCATCCTCTCCTACATCATTGACAACAAAATCGACGACTACAACGTCGATCCCAACGTCAAAGACACCCCACTCCTCGTCGCCGTCGACGAAGCCCACAACTACGTCTCCGACCCCAACACCCTCCGCGAACAATACATCGTCAACCGCGCCCGCGACGCCGTCAAACAAGGCCGCAAAGACAAACTCGGCCTCTTCATGATCACCCAAAACCCCGAAGACATCGACGGCGACATCCTCAAACAAACCAACACCAACATCTTCCTTGGCCTCCGCGAAGAAGTCATCACCAAAGTCCCCTCCATCCCCCGCGGCTACGAACAAGACCTCCAAAAATACGGCAAAGGCCAAGCCGTCATCAAAGCCCCCGACGTCGAAGCGGTCGAAGTCAAAGGACTCCCCTACTGCCTCACCCAACACAGCAACTGA
- a CDS encoding KTSC domain-containing protein has protein sequence MNRVPVSSSNLSSVGYDESNQVLEIEFHGGRVYQYFDVPKRIHQELMNANSHGKYFNRNIEDKYRYDQIK, from the coding sequence ATGAACCGGGTTCCCGTCTCCTCAAGCAATCTCAGTAGTGTAGGATATGACGAGTCGAACCAAGTTCTAGAGATCGAGTTCCACGGTGGAAGAGTCTACCAGTATTTTGATGTTCCCAAACGAATCCACCAAGAACTTATGAACGCCAATTCGCACGGGAAATACTTCAACCGAAATATCGAAGATAAATATCGCTACGATCAGATCAAATGA
- a CDS encoding ATP-dependent nuclease yields the protein MSDGLTHVSRLSVENIGKFEDLTLQLTPFTLLVGPNDAGKTTLLEALQTVCDHSSLDIKQIRRDVTRDTGRAPDASIEAIIENPPDDLADRTNLEDDDAAGLKIEWEVTGDSEEDVYLESPDHYLRERVPEDERLHEWDYLADEEREILDAYDIDPGSNAAEREEQFEELKAEILKNPEDTSLNWVSCGTREFGRLAPASEQIDTEEVDSPIKLLSKLLRQETRSFLYAEDEDGEKTGVDELVEIEEQATDALNERLESLSDRMERYLPGLDQITVDPDWSFVNGADLSNIVLRRDGEQVPLQELGGGTNARSALSMLEWSAEANEGKESVIRTMDEPDHRLHFDVQRRLINLLRSDISDEDSYLSQCIVSTHSLIMVDGTPLHEVVYLPEEVDTNDERAPLVSKDEAEAEDFMGNIMAGLGLSASWVYLERAMIVVEGATEHKYIEELYHQVTGSTLVEDGVQVWDSQGCGHIVKTLERLQDSGRARTFVILDSDAKERTYSEDTLEDHLEDMYEVGGSEPELVWIGDKELEDTWEKDDLARLAEEHWPRADGNDWDEIHFQSVDEAEKPSGEIVDIIQTGCARNLQDCPSVTKPNIGLKMGRLDDVEHPSKIVDIMEHVHEYCSQN from the coding sequence GTGAGTGACGGACTGACTCACGTTTCACGACTCTCAGTTGAGAACATCGGGAAATTTGAGGATTTAACACTCCAGCTGACCCCATTTACACTCTTAGTGGGCCCTAACGACGCTGGAAAAACCACTCTCTTGGAGGCATTACAGACTGTATGCGATCATTCGAGTCTAGACATTAAGCAGATCCGGCGTGATGTGACACGAGACACCGGAAGAGCACCCGACGCCTCTATCGAGGCGATCATTGAAAACCCGCCAGACGACCTGGCAGATCGTACCAATCTTGAGGATGACGATGCTGCAGGGCTGAAGATCGAATGGGAAGTTACTGGAGATTCAGAAGAAGATGTCTATTTAGAGTCCCCAGACCACTATCTCAGAGAGCGGGTTCCCGAAGATGAACGGCTCCACGAATGGGACTATTTAGCGGACGAAGAACGAGAGATTCTGGATGCTTACGATATTGACCCGGGGAGTAACGCCGCTGAGCGGGAAGAACAGTTCGAGGAATTGAAGGCTGAAATCCTCAAAAATCCCGAAGACACCAGTCTTAATTGGGTCTCTTGTGGAACCAGAGAATTCGGTCGTTTAGCTCCAGCCAGTGAGCAAATCGATACCGAGGAGGTAGACAGTCCAATCAAGTTACTCTCAAAACTACTCCGTCAAGAGACCAGATCCTTCCTCTACGCGGAGGACGAGGATGGTGAAAAAACGGGAGTTGACGAGCTTGTCGAAATTGAAGAACAGGCGACGGATGCGCTTAACGAACGACTCGAAAGCCTTTCCGACAGGATGGAGCGATACCTCCCCGGCCTGGATCAGATTACGGTGGATCCCGATTGGAGTTTTGTCAACGGGGCAGATCTCTCCAATATCGTGCTTCGCCGAGACGGTGAACAGGTCCCGCTTCAAGAACTGGGTGGCGGAACTAATGCCCGTTCGGCCCTCTCGATGCTTGAATGGAGCGCAGAGGCCAACGAAGGAAAAGAATCCGTCATCCGGACGATGGACGAACCAGACCATCGACTCCATTTTGACGTCCAACGGAGGCTGATCAATCTTCTCCGGAGCGACATCTCAGATGAAGATAGTTATCTCTCCCAGTGTATCGTCTCGACTCATAGTTTGATTATGGTCGATGGGACTCCCTTACACGAAGTAGTATATCTCCCTGAAGAAGTGGATACAAACGACGAGCGAGCGCCGCTAGTTTCAAAGGACGAAGCAGAGGCTGAGGATTTCATGGGCAACATCATGGCAGGCCTGGGTCTTTCTGCTAGCTGGGTCTATCTTGAACGAGCGATGATTGTCGTAGAGGGAGCAACTGAACACAAATATATCGAAGAATTATACCACCAAGTCACCGGTAGCACCCTCGTAGAGGATGGCGTTCAAGTCTGGGATAGTCAGGGGTGTGGCCATATCGTAAAAACCCTTGAGCGTCTTCAGGACAGTGGGCGAGCACGAACGTTCGTTATCCTGGATTCCGACGCGAAAGAGCGGACCTATTCTGAGGATACTCTTGAAGACCATCTTGAAGATATGTACGAAGTCGGCGGTTCGGAACCAGAACTCGTCTGGATCGGTGACAAGGAACTTGAAGACACGTGGGAGAAGGACGACTTAGCCCGACTCGCTGAAGAACATTGGCCACGTGCAGATGGCAATGACTGGGATGAAATCCATTTCCAGTCAGTAGACGAGGCGGAAAAACCGAGTGGAGAAATCGTTGACATCATTCAAACTGGTTGCGCGCGGAATCTCCAAGACTGTCCCAGTGTGACTAAACCGAACATAGGGCTTAAGATGGGGAGATTAGACGACGTGGAACACCCATCCAAGATTGTCGATATTATGGAACATGTTCATGAATACTGTAGCCAGAACTGA
- a CDS encoding DUF262 domain-containing protein, translated as MESGKKSLEELTTAGVFHVPEYQRYYSWTKPEWDDLWTDLYTLPPDKQHYFGTIIIQKTDETESGGSTGGYGSSREKPINLLIDGQQRITSLALLVRSMTECLEEIAPETDHEAEILSDIEEMRETLLVEDNIYQLQLLDEEDNKYLEWLLTGHDVHEPERPSQRKMIEAKEYFDEQLDNLTASPDVNPVDVATELKQLWETILELELMVYVVDAANPEKATLIFDSVNDRGRSLSTFDKTKSFLMRMAYLAADDEGEAQATIRRIRQSFGEMYNDHQTMLESPYVTDISDDAVQRYHFISYFDWSNSDEYSDPAFLTELKEHIRTLRREDPQACLEYIRDYTNSLERGFNALAKVLDRTDDDDISTLVQRIHRLRHATKFYPLLLKAWPNLDEDGRQELLNAIETYIFRVYSIGNHRSHTGESSLYVRTRNLSKDSPADVWVSKVVSLMNRYEDDSQFRRSLSAADLFSKASSQDLRYLFYFYNEHRADEKSERGGPTLSEAMSNEYTVEHIWPQSPDELPIQDAGEYPSPEARYDAYVHRLGNLTLASRSWNSKWGNAAFETKRDEGYVESKLWVQWDIQDNYDEWSVENIENREEAITAFVLEEWETPETRLGGVEEPADAIDRLTTEEQFVLKALRQNTGGAVRRVIHGDVCELPDSPFNEPNSNGTERNEVGSILSRLQNVGLAEQNKHTWSPTDEALTVEAPT; from the coding sequence ATGGAATCGGGAAAGAAATCGTTAGAAGAACTGACGACAGCAGGGGTATTCCACGTTCCGGAGTACCAGCGGTACTACTCGTGGACCAAGCCGGAATGGGACGACCTCTGGACTGACCTCTACACGCTACCTCCGGACAAACAGCACTACTTCGGGACGATCATCATCCAGAAGACGGACGAAACGGAAAGCGGCGGGAGTACTGGTGGATACGGCTCTTCCAGAGAGAAACCGATCAACCTCCTCATCGACGGCCAACAGCGCATCACATCGCTTGCGTTGTTGGTGCGCTCAATGACGGAGTGTCTGGAAGAGATCGCACCGGAGACGGATCACGAGGCCGAGATACTCAGCGACATCGAAGAGATGCGCGAGACGCTTCTTGTTGAGGACAACATCTACCAGCTCCAATTACTTGACGAGGAGGACAACAAGTATCTCGAATGGCTGCTTACCGGGCACGACGTTCACGAGCCAGAGCGCCCGTCTCAGCGGAAGATGATCGAGGCGAAGGAATACTTCGACGAGCAACTCGATAATCTCACTGCGTCCCCTGATGTTAATCCTGTAGACGTCGCCACCGAACTCAAGCAACTCTGGGAGACCATCCTCGAACTCGAACTGATGGTGTACGTCGTTGACGCAGCCAACCCGGAGAAGGCAACACTCATCTTCGACAGCGTCAACGACCGCGGCCGGTCACTCTCAACGTTCGACAAGACGAAGTCCTTCCTGATGCGGATGGCTTACCTCGCTGCTGACGACGAAGGTGAGGCCCAAGCCACCATTCGCCGCATTCGGCAGTCCTTCGGAGAGATGTACAACGACCACCAGACGATGCTGGAGTCACCGTACGTCACCGACATCAGCGACGATGCGGTCCAGCGGTACCACTTCATCTCGTACTTCGACTGGTCGAACTCCGACGAGTACAGCGATCCCGCCTTCCTCACCGAACTGAAAGAACACATTCGCACGCTTCGAAGGGAAGACCCTCAAGCGTGCTTGGAATACATCCGCGACTACACCAACAGCTTGGAGCGCGGGTTCAACGCGTTAGCGAAAGTACTCGACCGTACTGACGACGACGACATCTCGACGCTTGTCCAGCGGATACATCGCCTGCGTCATGCGACGAAGTTCTACCCGCTGCTCCTCAAAGCCTGGCCGAACCTCGATGAGGACGGGAGACAGGAACTTCTGAACGCGATTGAGACGTACATCTTCCGCGTCTACTCTATTGGGAACCATCGGAGCCACACTGGTGAATCCAGCCTCTACGTCCGCACTCGGAACCTCAGCAAGGACAGCCCTGCCGATGTCTGGGTGAGCAAAGTCGTCTCCCTGATGAATCGATACGAGGATGACTCGCAGTTCCGACGGTCACTGTCCGCTGCAGACCTCTTCTCGAAAGCAAGCTCACAGGATCTCCGGTACCTCTTCTACTTCTACAACGAACACCGAGCTGACGAGAAGAGTGAACGTGGGGGGCCGACGCTCTCGGAAGCAATGAGTAACGAATACACGGTCGAACACATCTGGCCACAGAGTCCTGACGAACTCCCGATCCAGGATGCCGGCGAGTATCCGAGTCCCGAAGCTCGGTATGATGCATATGTTCACCGGCTCGGGAACCTCACGTTGGCAAGCAGATCGTGGAACTCGAAGTGGGGGAACGCTGCGTTCGAGACAAAGCGCGACGAAGGGTACGTAGAGTCGAAGCTCTGGGTTCAGTGGGACATCCAGGACAACTACGACGAGTGGTCCGTCGAAAATATCGAGAACCGCGAGGAGGCGATAACCGCGTTTGTTCTCGAAGAATGGGAGACCCCTGAGACACGTCTTGGCGGCGTTGAAGAGCCTGCAGACGCCATTGACCGGCTGACGACGGAGGAACAGTTCGTCCTCAAGGCACTCCGCCAGAACACCGGCGGCGCGGTTCGCCGTGTTATCCACGGCGATGTGTGCGAACTCCCTGATTCACCGTTTAACGAACCTAATTCGAATGGGACAGAACGAAACGAGGTGGGTTCGATTCTGAGTCGCCTCCAGAACGTTGGTCTCGCTGAGCAGAACAAGCATACCTGGTCACCCACCGACGAGGCGCTTACCGTGGAGGCCCCCACCTAA
- a CDS encoding amphi-Trp domain-containing protein, translated as MPEEVLFKSESNQSREEIASYPRKVADNLESGDPINLKAGSESVTLNPPARPTYEVKAEREGPAGNMTERSIEFELEWDENDGGEGTKSGQLEIE; from the coding sequence ATGCCTGAAGAAGTCCTGTTCAAATCAGAGAGCAACCAGAGTCGAGAAGAGATCGCATCGTACCCCCGGAAAGTCGCGGACAACCTCGAAAGCGGAGACCCCATCAACCTGAAAGCAGGCTCCGAGTCTGTAACACTGAACCCCCCTGCCCGGCCGACCTACGAGGTCAAAGCTGAACGCGAAGGTCCGGCTGGCAACATGACTGAACGCAGTATCGAGTTCGAGCTCGAATGGGACGAGAACGACGGTGGGGAAGGCACCAAAAGTGGTCAGTTAGAAATCGAGTAG
- a CDS encoding helix-turn-helix transcriptional regulator has translation MSPNPKDSGRHGAEAVEALRQTNEENWADLADKTALTQRQIAMWELAVRYDLKQMYIAREYGIKESTVSRHVERVREKAAQADKKIEELKDELQRWEETKTYLEI, from the coding sequence ATGAGTCCGAATCCCAAGGATTCTGGTCGTCATGGTGCTGAGGCAGTCGAAGCGCTTCGACAGACGAACGAGGAGAACTGGGCAGATCTCGCTGACAAAACAGCGCTTACACAACGCCAAATCGCAATGTGGGAGCTCGCCGTTCGCTATGACTTGAAACAGATGTACATCGCCAGAGAATACGGAATCAAAGAAAGCACCGTATCAAGACACGTTGAGCGAGTCCGCGAGAAGGCAGCCCAAGCTGACAAAAAAATCGAAGAGCTGAAAGACGAATTACAGCGATGGGAAGAGACAAAGACATATCTCGAAATCTAG